The Anaerolineae bacterium genomic interval GGGGAACCTCCGTGGGCGACGCCACCCGCATTGCCCACGCCGCCCGCTTGGCCTGCGAGGCCGTGCCGGGGTCGGCATCGGACGGGAGCGCCGCCCCGGTGGTCGTGGTAGTCTCGGCCATGGCCGGTGTCACTAACGCCCTCCGCGACGTGGCTCGGCTGGCGGCTGAGGGGAACGTGCAGGGCTACCGACGGGCGGTGGAGGTGCTGCGAGCAAGTCACCGCGCTGTGGCCGATGCTCTGCTCGAAGGGCAGGAGCGTCAGCGGGCCCTTGAGTTCGTTGACGAACGCTTGGACGAAGTGCTCACTCTCTGCCACAGCCTCTCCGTCATCGGGGAGGTCACCCTCCGCGCCCTGGACCGCATTTCGGGCATAGGGGAGAAGCTCTCCGCCTCCCTCCTGGCTGCCACCCTGAGGGCACGCGGGCGGGAGGCGGCGTACGTGGACGCCACCGAGGTGGTGGTGACCGATAGCAGCTTTGGCGGCGCCAGCCCTCTGTTGGAGGAGACGCGCGCCCGTGCCGCCCAGGTAGTGCGCCCCCTAGTGGAAGCCGGCACTATCCCCGTGATCACTGGCTACATCGGGGCGGACCGCAGCGGAACCCCGACCACCCTGGGTCGAGGCGCCGGCGACTACTCCGCTGCCATAATGGGCGCCTGTCTGGATGCGGACGAAGTCTGGATCTGGACGGACGTAGACGGCATCCTCACCGCCGACCCCAAGATCGTGCCTCAGGCGTGTACTCTGGAGGAGCTCACCTACGTGGAGGCGGCCCAACTGGCGTACTTCGGCGCCGAAGTGCTGCACCCGAAGACGGTCAAGCCTCTGGTGGAGCGGGGCATCCCCCTACGCATCCGCAACACCTTCAACCCGCAGCACCCCGGCACTCTCATCGTCGGGCAGTCCTCCCGCGTCAACAGCGGCCCCCGTGCTATTATCACCAGCAAGGGCCTGAGCGCTATCGCCGTGGTGGGAAACACCGACGGCTGGTCGGCGGCCGTATCAGCCCGCGCCCTGGTGGCCTTGTCTCGCGCCGGAAGCGAGGTGCTTATGTTCGGCCAGTCCTTCGTGGACAAGACCATCGCCTTGCTAGTGCGGGGGCAGGATACCGAGCATTCGGTGGCGGCGCTGAAGCGGGAGTTTCAGGAAGAGCTGGAAGGTGGCGTAGTGCGCGAGGTGACGGTCCAGCGACCGGTGGCCTCAGTATCGGTGGTGGGGGCGGCGGCCGATGACTCCTACTCCCTGGCCTCCCGCACCTTCGCCGCCCTGGGCAAACAGCGCACTCCCGTCCTCAGCATCGCTCAGGCCTACTCCGAGTACAACGTCACCTTCGTCGTCCCCCAGGACGTGGTGGACGAGACGGTCTGTTTCATCCACGCCGAGCTGGGCCTGGGCGGCTGAACCTAGGGCAAGCAGGAACGCCAAGAAGGAACGACAAGCAGGAGCGCGAAGCGCGAACGACAAGCGGTAGGGCGAAGCGGAAATGCCAAGCCTGAACGCCGGGGGCTGAACCCCCCGGCTACCTAGGCAAAGCCCACTTTCGTGGGCTGAGGCCATTCCCCAGCCGGCCGTAGGGCCGGCTTCGCATCTCTAGCACGCGGGTTTACCCCGTGCGTCCTCCCCAACGTACTCCCCCGTGCGTCCTACCCTGCACACTCCCTTGCGTCCTCGCCTACAACTCCTGCGCACACTCCTGCGCAGTCGCGTCCGTACTGGGCCGGCGGAATGTACTTCGCTTGGCCACCCCGTCCGCTTGCCAGGGCCGCCCTCACTGGGCCATTATCAGACACGCCCTTCCCCGCAGGAGGAGAGACTATGGCAGAAGCCCAGCGACTGTGGCGCATCGCCCTCGCGCCTCTAGCCCAGCCGGACACCATCGCCCACGGTGTCGCCAAGATGGCATCTGCGGTGGAGGAGTGTGCCCGCCGGGGCGTGAGCATCGTCTGTTTCCCGGAGACCTACATTCCTGGGCTGCGTGGAGGGCGTCTGGAGATGCCGGCTCCGAACCAGCCACAGATGCAGTGGGCTCTGGAGCAGATGCAGGCTGTCTGCCGCCGCGGTAACGTGGCCGCCATAGTCGGCATGGAGTGGATAGGCGAGCGTGGGCTGGAGAACCGTGCCTTCGTGCTGGACCGCTCGGGCGCGGTTCTGGGCTACCAGACCAAGAACCAGATCACCCCTGGCGGAGAGGAGGAGAACTACGTCCCTGATGGCAAGCGCAGCCTCTTCGCCGTAGATGGAGTGACATTCGGCATCGTCATCTGCCACGAAGGCTGGCGCTACCCGGAGACCGTGCGCTGGGCCGCCGTCCGAGGGGCTCAGGTCATCTTCCAGCCGCAGCAGACTGTGGGCGATCGCAATGGCCAACCCCTGGAAACATGGGGCCAGTCCTTCTACGAGAAGGCCATGGTGTGCCGGGCGCAGGAGAACAGCGTCTATTTCGCCAGCGTCAACCGAGCTACGCCAGACCAGAACTCGGCCACCAGCCTCATAGACCCAAAGGGCAACCTGGTCGCCTACGTGCCCTACGGCGCCGAGGAGCTTCTCGTCGCCGACCTGGACCTCTCCCTGGCCACTCGCTTCTACGCCACCCGCTATCACCCCGAGTGGTACCCGGGGTGAGGGGGACGCGGAGAGGGGGAGACAGGGAGAGGGGGTGACGGGGAGATGGGGAGACGTGTGTGGTGTCTCCTCTCCGTGTCCCCGCGTCTCCCCCTCTCCGCGTCTCCCCCTCTCCCCTCATTCCCTCCCAGGAGGTAGATATGAACACACGCATTGGAGTGATCGGGCTGGGAATCGGCGAGCGGCACCTTCAGGAGTACAGCCGCCTCGAAGGGGTGCGGCTGAGCGCGGTGGCGGAGCCGCGGCCTGAACGGGCGGAGAGGGCCCGTTCCCTGTACGGTGTCCGCACCTACAGCGATGGGCTGGAGATGATCGAGCAGGAACCGCTGGACGCCGTCAGCATTTGCACCCCGCCTGCCTCTCACCGCATTCTGGCCCAGGCAGCCGCTGCCAAGGGCCTCCATGTACTGCTGGAGAAGCCCATGGCTCCCTCGGTGGCCGACTGCGACGCCATCAGCGAAGCCTGCCGGAGAGCCGGCGTGGTGTTGCTGCTCGGCTTCAAGAAGCGCTCCTCTCCTCCGTTCCGCTTCCTCAAGCAGCAGGAGCGGCGGTGGGGGCGGCCCCGCGTGCTGCACGTCCGCTACCAGTTAGGCCCGGTGGACAAGGACTGGTTCTGGGACGAGAAAGACGGCGGGGGACCGTTCATCGAGAACACCGCCCATGCCTTCGACATGCTTCGGTTCCTGCTGGGCGACGCCGAGAGAGTCTACGCCGAGGGTGGCCGGTTCTTCGCCGCCGGGCGGGACCTCACTTCGGAGGCCGTAGCCACCATCCGCTTCCGCAACGGCAGCATCGTCTCTCTGGCTGCGGGGTCAGGCGGAATCTGGGGTTACGATCAGAGCGAGCGTTGGGTCCTCAACTACGACCTGCTCAATGCCGAGTTGAGCGGTCCCTTCGACTCGCCGCGCCTTCTGCGGATGATGCGACGGGACGCCGCGACGACCGAAGAGCGCTGGTGGGCGGAGACGAGCGGCTGGCCGGAGCAGATGCAGCACTTCCTGGCCTGTGTGCGCGGACAGGAGGAGCCCCGAGCGACGGCTGAGGATGGCAGGGCAGCGCTCGAACTGGGGCTGGCGCTCAAGCAGTCCATTCGGGAGGGTCGGCCAGTGGACCTCCAGACGCGTTAGTGGCGCGCACGGCGTCGGCGCGTCGCCCGAGCTCGCCAGCGCAGATCGAAAGCTCCGCTGGCATTCTCTCCCCGAACTCGCAGCTGGTAGACGCCCGGTTGTAGGATGGGTATCTTGATCCGCGCAGAGCCAGAGCCGCGCAGGCAGCATTGCCATAGGATCAAGCCCTCGTGGTCGGCTAGCTCCAGGTAGAGCCGCCCGCGGCGCAAGTCGGCCTGGTAGCGCAGCCAGAGGTGACCACGGCGCCCGATGCGGACGACTCGCCACTCGCACCCGTGGAACCACATGTAGCGGAAGGCCATGTAGTCTGGCCCGCTGCTGCCCCGCCAGTCGAGCCTGATGTCATTGCGGGGCGGCTCCCACAGAGAGGCGAAGTACGCCTGGCGGCTCTCGTCTTCCTCGCCGAGGGCTGCCATCGGGTGTGGTCCGCCGTGGGGACTTATCATCCGGGCACCTCCAGCTGCTGCGCCACGGGGCGGGATGGGGGTGCAGAGAGGCATGACAGCAATATATAACAACATTATGCCCTTGATTAGCGTTCACGTCAACGCGGCCTGGATGCCGGAGGGTGGAAGTGGTGAGTGGTGAGTGCCAGGCCGTCACCGGCTATGCGCTCTCCACTCACCACTTCCACCTGACGTCGCCGTCCGCTTCCGTGCCTGACGGTCGGACGCACTCCGCCGAAGGCGAGGCGCGATCAGGGGATGCGCTTGCGGAACTCCTGATACTCGTCCTCGCCCCGGATCAGGCCCAGCTCGAGCTGGTAGTTCCTTTCCTCCCCGGGCTCGAGGAACACCAAGGTGCCTTCGGCCCGATCCACGTCCCGGCCGAGGACGCCGCAGTTAGAGGGCTCGATGCCCATGACGTAATCGCCCTCGCCCATCATCTTCCACTGGACGAAGCGGGGCAGTTGTTCCTTCCGGTACTTGACGTAGAGCCCGAAGGGCTCACCTTCCCACAAGGTGAAGTTGATCAGCCCGACCCACACGTTCCCCTCGTCGTCGGGCTGCATCTCATGGAAGTATACCTTCTCGGCGAACTCGGGGGTGGGGTTGATGACCAGGTACCACTCGTGGCCGTCCCGCCGCGCTTCGGCGTCCCGAGGGGTCACCCTGGTGGAGGGAGTGAGCAGACGCGAGCCAGCATCCACCAGCGGGAAGCCCAGGTTGATGTGATAGAGGATCTGGTGGGGCACCCGGTGATAGCTCTCATTGCGCACCACGTCCTCGATGAAGAACCGGCGCTCGCCCACCCGACCCCAAATCCTGCGGAACAGGCTGAGGTTCTCTCCGAATACCACGCTCTCTCGCATCTCACCGCTGGCCGACACGACATAGTTATCGCCGTCCCAGCAGCCAGCTGCCTGCACGCCGCTAGCGGGAAGGTTGCTGATACGACCGTGCAACCCCAGCTCACCGCCGAAGTCTACTGTGGGCGCCCCCACGTAGCTGAGCCCGCAGGTAGTGACGAGCCCTCCAGCGAAGGATCGGAGCCAACCTAGCCCTTCGGGCTCGAAGTACGTCGGCGCCGTCACTCCGACGCCAGAGTGCCAGGCCAGCGACATCCCCCGGTACCGGGCGGCGAAGATGTCCATGCCCCGGTCGGGCACCACCGTGAACTCGAACCCATCCCCCAAGTCGAAGTCGATCACGCGCACGCCTCTGGCGCGGCCCTCGGTGAGCTCCGCCTGACGCACGCCCCCGACCTGACTGAAGGATCCGATGCGGCGCATCAGGTCGTTGCGGGTGTAGTCGTGACCGAAGAGTTGGACCATCAGACACCTCCATGTGCGTTGGTTGAGTTGCAGGGAGCGGAATGTCTGATACGTGACGAGTGATGCATGAAGCGTGGTACACGCATCTGCGTATCACGCTTCACCTATCACGTGTCACGTATCACGTGTCCCCAGTCTTGCTCCGATGAACTGCGGTCGGCCCCGAACGAACTCCTCCGCCGGCATTCGCGGCCGACCCTCTGGCTGCACGGTCAGCAGCCGCAGCAGGCCCCGTCCGGTACCCACAGCCACCGCCCCGTTCACCCGAACCACGGTGCCGGGCTCGGCCAGAGCGTCGGTCTTTGGCACCTCGGCCCGCCAGACCTTGAGCAGCGTGCCCTCCCAGTGAGTGTAGGCTCCCGGCCAGGGGTCCATGGCCCGGCACAGCCGCTCCAGGTAGTCTGCCGGGCGGGTCCACTGCATCTCGCCATCCTCACGGGTCAAGGGCCGGGTGATGGTGGCCTGGCGTTCGTCCTGGGGCTCTGGGTGAAGGCTGCCCGCCAGCCAGCCGGGCAGGACGTCCCGCAGGAGGTCCGCTCCCAGCTCCGCCAGCCTCTCCTCCAGAGAGCCGCGGGTGTCGTCAGGCTGAATGGGGGTGCTGTCGCGGGCGAGGACCGGCCCCGTGTCCATGCCTTCGTCCAGGAGCATGATGCTGACCCCGGTCTCGCCATCTCCGTTCAGTATGGCCGCCGAGACGGGGGAGGCACCCCGGTATCGGGGCAGGAGGGAAGCGTGCACGTTCAGGAAGCCCCTGGCCGGCACGTCCAGCACCTCCCTGGGGAGGATCTCCCCGTAGGCCGCCACCACACCACAGTCGGGCTGCAGGGAGCGCAGGTGTTCCAGCGCCTTTCTTCCCCGCAGATGCTCGGGCTGCCACACCGGCAGGCCCAGCTCCCGCGCCGCCCGCTTCACTGGCGGCTCCTGGAATCTTCGGCCCCTGCCGGCTGGGCGGTCGGGCTGGGTGATGACCTCCACCACGTGGAAGTGCTGCGCCAGCTCCCGCAATGAGGGCACGCCGAACTGGGGTGACCCGAGGAAGACGATGCGGGCCCCCGATGGATACTGTGTCCGGCCCCTGTCTGACGACGGAGGAACAACCATGTGGTTCAGGGCTCCCTTACACCAGTGCCAACCTGTCCCAAGGGTAACACCAGATCCTGCCGCCACGTCGGTCGCCCCCGACGTGGTCGGCGCCCGTCGGGCTGATTCTACTACCCGGCGGGCGCGGGCTCAAGGGCAGATCGGACGAAGGTGCAAGTCAGAATCAGGGACACGGGAGGCGGATGGGGCGGGCGAGCCTCTCGCCTCGCCCGGACCCTGTGCCGAGCCCCAGCGACCTGGCCGCCGCCCGGGCCTCAGCCGTCCACGTAGGGCGTGCAGCCCAGTTCCACCTTGAAGTCTTGCAGCAGTTCGGGGATCTCGCCGCCCGCATCCGCCAGCATCCTCTGGCGCATGGCCCGGACGACGTCCGGGTATTCTGGGGCCAGGTTGGTCTGCAAGTCCGGATCCTCC includes:
- a CDS encoding carbon-nitrogen hydrolase family protein, which translates into the protein MAEAQRLWRIALAPLAQPDTIAHGVAKMASAVEECARRGVSIVCFPETYIPGLRGGRLEMPAPNQPQMQWALEQMQAVCRRGNVAAIVGMEWIGERGLENRAFVLDRSGAVLGYQTKNQITPGGEEENYVPDGKRSLFAVDGVTFGIVICHEGWRYPETVRWAAVRGAQVIFQPQQTVGDRNGQPLETWGQSFYEKAMVCRAQENSVYFASVNRATPDQNSATSLIDPKGNLVAYVPYGAEELLVADLDLSLATRFYATRYHPEWYPG
- a CDS encoding methionyl-tRNA formyltransferase; translation: MVVPPSSDRGRTQYPSGARIVFLGSPQFGVPSLRELAQHFHVVEVITQPDRPAGRGRRFQEPPVKRAARELGLPVWQPEHLRGRKALEHLRSLQPDCGVVAAYGEILPREVLDVPARGFLNVHASLLPRYRGASPVSAAILNGDGETGVSIMLLDEGMDTGPVLARDSTPIQPDDTRGSLEERLAELGADLLRDVLPGWLAGSLHPEPQDERQATITRPLTREDGEMQWTRPADYLERLCRAMDPWPGAYTHWEGTLLKVWRAEVPKTDALAEPGTVVRVNGAVAVGTGRGLLRLLTVQPEGRPRMPAEEFVRGRPQFIGARLGTRDT
- a CDS encoding aldose 1-epimerase family protein, with translation MVQLFGHDYTRNDLMRRIGSFSQVGGVRQAELTEGRARGVRVIDFDLGDGFEFTVVPDRGMDIFAARYRGMSLAWHSGVGVTAPTYFEPEGLGWLRSFAGGLVTTCGLSYVGAPTVDFGGELGLHGRISNLPASGVQAAGCWDGDNYVVSASGEMRESVVFGENLSLFRRIWGRVGERRFFIEDVVRNESYHRVPHQILYHINLGFPLVDAGSRLLTPSTRVTPRDAEARRDGHEWYLVINPTPEFAEKVYFHEMQPDDEGNVWVGLINFTLWEGEPFGLYVKYRKEQLPRFVQWKMMGEGDYVMGIEPSNCGVLGRDVDRAEGTLVFLEPGEERNYQLELGLIRGEDEYQEFRKRIP
- a CDS encoding aspartate kinase: MIVMKFGGTSVGDATRIAHAARLACEAVPGSASDGSAAPVVVVVSAMAGVTNALRDVARLAAEGNVQGYRRAVEVLRASHRAVADALLEGQERQRALEFVDERLDEVLTLCHSLSVIGEVTLRALDRISGIGEKLSASLLAATLRARGREAAYVDATEVVVTDSSFGGASPLLEETRARAAQVVRPLVEAGTIPVITGYIGADRSGTPTTLGRGAGDYSAAIMGACLDADEVWIWTDVDGILTADPKIVPQACTLEELTYVEAAQLAYFGAEVLHPKTVKPLVERGIPLRIRNTFNPQHPGTLIVGQSSRVNSGPRAIITSKGLSAIAVVGNTDGWSAAVSARALVALSRAGSEVLMFGQSFVDKTIALLVRGQDTEHSVAALKREFQEELEGGVVREVTVQRPVASVSVVGAAADDSYSLASRTFAALGKQRTPVLSIAQAYSEYNVTFVVPQDVVDETVCFIHAELGLGG
- a CDS encoding Gfo/Idh/MocA family oxidoreductase; the protein is MNTRIGVIGLGIGERHLQEYSRLEGVRLSAVAEPRPERAERARSLYGVRTYSDGLEMIEQEPLDAVSICTPPASHRILAQAAAAKGLHVLLEKPMAPSVADCDAISEACRRAGVVLLLGFKKRSSPPFRFLKQQERRWGRPRVLHVRYQLGPVDKDWFWDEKDGGGPFIENTAHAFDMLRFLLGDAERVYAEGGRFFAAGRDLTSEAVATIRFRNGSIVSLAAGSGGIWGYDQSERWVLNYDLLNAELSGPFDSPRLLRMMRRDAATTEERWWAETSGWPEQMQHFLACVRGQEEPRATAEDGRAALELGLALKQSIREGRPVDLQTR